The Musa acuminata AAA Group cultivar baxijiao chromosome BXJ3-6, Cavendish_Baxijiao_AAA, whole genome shotgun sequence region CACCTTGAACCGGATGGTCGAGCCGAGCTCGAACCGCAGCGCGATCCGCCCCCTCGCCACGTCCCCCGCCAATTGAGCCGCCAAGGTGCCCCCGGCGGCGATTCGCGCCCCCGCCATCTGCCCCGTGATCGCCGTCGTGTTCTTCGGCGGTTGGTAGAACGGAAACATCACCTGTCCGGACCCCACCAGCCGATCCCTGTAGTAGACCGAGCCGACCATGGCGTCGTAGTAGATGCCGATCTTCTGGTTCGGGTTCCGGTCCGTGACGTTGAATGAAATGACCGAGTCGGACAGACCGGCCGGGTCGGCGAGGCCGGGGGCGGCGAACTCGGCGATGTGCAGATGGGGTCGGTGAGGACGGAGGTTGAGCCAGAGGACGAAGACGACGATGCCGACGATGAGGAGGAGGGTGAGGAGGAGGGAGCAGACGCACTTGGTGAACCGGGTCGTCAGGCTTTCTCGAATCCGGCTGGCGGTGAGCCGGGGTCGGTGGTGGGGATTGGACCGGCTTTGGGTGGGGAGGCAGGGCGAGTGAAACATGGGCATGGTCGCCGGAAAGCTGTTGGATGTGTATGTATTTGAGCTGAGCTACGGATGGATGTCTTACAGGGAGCAGCACGTCGAGGGTAGCCGAGTTAACAAGCACAGGGATGTTGATGGAGAGAGAAAGCTTATGACTTGATGGTTGTCATCTCCTTCCACTTTTTGGGTTGCTGAAGGAAGCAAGGAAGGAATGCATGGAATCTCTGCCAAGCTTCACGGGTTAGTCTACCTTGCAACCCAAGTGGCTCATAAAAGAAGGCTTATATGATGGTGAATGCAGTcttttggtctcccaggaaaaggttttttatgttttgaattggaaaagaagaagaagaagaagaaaaaagcaaaATAAAAAGCAAAACAAACACCTTATGGAATCAGCATTTACAAGAAAAGTTCAGGTTGCCAGAGAAGAGTAGTACATGCGAATCTTATTCCTGTACTAATCAAATGTTAATTCCTTCCACATTTAGATCGATCACTCGAAGCCCCTCTTAGAACACTTTAATGATAGGCAAGAGGACGAGATTCCGACTCAACACCTTAAATCCTTTACCTACCGGTTAGGTAGGTATAATAAGTTGTCAAACATGTTTTTATGCACACTGTTcatgcaaaataaataaataaattttttttcttcttattaatCTTGAATCATTGAGTTAAAATGGATTCTTCTAACCCTTCAAACAATTGATTCAAAATACTTAATGTCAAATTAATAATAGTGGATATCACTCACTCCCATCGGTTCGGATAATCAGAAAGGATACTCGATATTCTTAAATTTACAAAACTCATTGAAACTAAGTTTATGACtgtgagaaaagaaaaaggataattAGATTTCCTAAGgatgattttaaatattttaactaCTTAAAATGTAACCATATTTTTGtcattaaattattatttgaaaTAATATAAAGCTTGTCAATCTTAAACACAATGAATTCAAGAATGGAACTATTCTTGGGGAGTAACAAAAACTACAAATAAAGAAGTCTGTACAGTGGGGAAGAATCCAACTTTGGAGCCATAGATATGCCAATCAttatttctagacaagatgattggATGATCCCACTCCTTGTCTCCCTTTCTTGTCTTCCACCTGGTTATCTGTTTCTATTTCCGCATTGTCCTCACAATTTTACATTATGTATGTTGTTCTCATACTACATTATCACATACTTCATCTTATCACACAGTCTTCCTTTTATAgatcaccctctctctctctctctccttcctgcGCCAGCAAGAACTCGAGCTATCATCTGAAGGAGCAGAATCTTAAATGCAGTAGTTGTGGCTGAGTGGGATAGCTTTGTCACGAAGATAAGAAACTACATAGACATGCACATGTATATGTATGATCAAGCAAACTAAAAGCATGTAATCTAAGTTCAGAAGAGATTTAAAGAGAGGGGTCCCTACCCAACTCAAGGGGGTGCAACCCCAGAGCAAGTCCCCACCCTAAGCAAAGCCAGGGATGGGAGAAGGAAGCACCACAGTACGGTCGACGGCATTCCACGTGGGAATGCTCCGAGAGATTACGAAGAAGAGATGTATCATGATCTTTGTGCACGTGGTTGTCCCTGCCACTTGAGCTTCTGACAAGTTTGGCCATCCTAAAGAATGAGAAGTTTCATGGACATAAGGACAGACGATGGGTAGAAGACGAACCACGCCAAATACTCACTGTAGCTTAGCTTCGAACGAGGAAAAAAATTCTGCTGCGGTACTCTCAGAAAGCCCCGCttattatctatctatctatctatctatctatctgcatGTTGATTCTTCAACACCCTTTCTTCCTTTATGCTAGCTAGCATTCATACACAAAACTGTTTGAGGGTATGCCATGCTAttaccccctctctctctctctctctctctctctctctctctctctctctccctctctctctctacaggTTATAGTGAGCATTGATGTATTGTATAGCCAGTGGTGCATGTGGTTG contains the following coding sequences:
- the LOC135640346 gene encoding NDR1/HIN1-like protein 26, coding for MPMFHSPCLPTQSRSNPHHRPRLTASRIRESLTTRFTKCVCSLLLTLLLIVGIVVFVLWLNLRPHRPHLHIAEFAAPGLADPAGLSDSVISFNVTDRNPNQKIGIYYDAMVGSVYYRDRLVGSGQVMFPFYQPPKNTTAITGQMAGARIAAGGTLAAQLAGDVARGRIALRFELGSTIRFKVKTWDTHRHHLHVECDVVVGSDGGALPESKNKRCPIYFI